A portion of the Tachysurus fulvidraco isolate hzauxx_2018 chromosome 8, HZAU_PFXX_2.0, whole genome shotgun sequence genome contains these proteins:
- the znf438 gene encoding zinc finger protein 438 isoform X2: MAAMKTQEQRTSPLKSPIQYDGRPIAQAKAIQFRSIAPKAPTLGSSSAVISSQPPSNLPEASTAVCPKSILVPAQNYALMQVAGQEGTFSLVALPQTSPQNPIQKNLKLPIPRYQTVRSHRASEKTSIKMQNSSKVAKLPQAKSAVKTNLGVSSSPETPELPSEQIVGMGSAASSEILLPDNTVLGTGSQTEHVLKRSVDSLSNFSYSRTASASTLVAPVSNSKTTNTQTEGASTGSTITVLSPTIFSKAVQIIPSPPKGKIPILPYAKVKNSLLPSTGLANTQSPVKVSSVQVKNMPKRSLDIKVMNADSRTRSANTTRGKKPTGKKRGRKKKTLEDILYFEAKRKRSLSFFSRRVPDKPPLGTQFSSSPDNIVDISKKYRSIRPKPILIMETVPQLVPLASLSSSKNQKLVMGQEISGKPLSAVQPGLASISPPGQQSVAETGASGRFAYVGSRALHRCTTCSRCFQFKHHLQSHMNSHSNLRPYGCPVCRKAYAHSGSLSTHMKLHHSEGKPRKSLRCEFCEKVFGYVGVYFSHLREVHRVILTVEPSIRQHEEITYTDGCLDSDDQTSEQHVDPVELQIKCGRCQAVTPTFADMKLHLLYVHGEEVQVRLKEGAMHEGREAENELVKHAAHYWRQLNERRNLVRCGSCDEEFFSFSKLECHLHAHHQGAMLNQEEELELKKEDEEDYISEGSIKHMTFRAGSRFNCILCSEVLNSKHEVLEHWREVHKCENPVMLWEVLDSK, encoded by the exons ATGGCAGCCATGAAAACCCAGGAGCAGCGCACCAGCCCACTAAAATCACCCATTCAAT ATGATGGCCGTCCTATTGCACAGGCGAAGGCTATTCAGTTTCGTAGCATTGCACCTAAAGCTCCAACACTGGGTTCATCCTCTGCAGTGATCTCTAGCCAGCCACCTTCTAACCTCCCAGAGGCTTCTACAGCCGTCTGTCCCAAATCCATCTTAGTTCCTGCCCAAAACTATGCACTTATGCAGGTTGCTGGACAGGAGGGTACTTTCTCATTGGTGGCTTTGCCTCAAACATCACCACAAAATCCAATCCAAAAGAACCTGAAATTGCCAATTCCGAGGTATCAGACAGTGAGAAGTCACAGAGCTTCAGAGAAAACTAGTATTAAGATGCAGAACTCGTCCAAGGTGGCCAAGCTTCCACAGGCAAAGTCTGCAGTAAAAACAAACTTGGGTGTTTCCAGTTCACCCGAGACACCGGAATTGCCATCTGAACAGATTGTTGGGATGGGCTCTGCTGCTTCATCGGAAATATTGCTGCCAGACAATACTGTCCTTGGCACAGGGTCACAGACAGAGCACGTTTTGAAGAGAAGTGTTGATTCTCTGAGCAACTTCAGCTACTCCAGAACAGCCTCTGCATCCACACTTGTTGCTCCTGTCAGTAACAGCAAAACCACAAATACCCAGACAGAAGGTGCCTCTACAGGAAGTACTATTACTGTTCTCTCCCCCACCATCTTCAGTAAAGCTGTCCAGATCATCCCCTCTCCCCCGAAGGGCAAAATCCCTATTCTGCCTTATGCCAAGGTGAAGAATTCCCTCTTGCCTTCTACGGGTCTTGCCAACACCCAGTCCCCAGTGAAAGTCTCATCAGTACAGGTTAAAAATATGCCAAAAAGATCTCTGGACATCAAAGTTATGAACGCAGACAGCAGAACCAGGAGTGCAAATACCACCCGTGGCAAGAAACCCACAGGCaagaagagagggaggaaaaaaaaaactttggaaGACATTCTGTACTTTGAGGCAAAGAGGAAGAGATCTTTATCATTCTTCTCCAGGAGAGTACCAGATAAACCACCACTTGGCACTCAGTTTTCATCCTCACCAGATAATATTGTGGACATTTCGAAAAAGTATCGCAGTATTCGCCCAAAACCTATTCTAATAATGGAAACTGTTCCTCAGCTTGTACCACTAGCATCTCTCTCAAGTTCTAAGAACCAGAAACTTGTCATGGGGCAGGAGATATCAGGAAAACCACTTAGTGCTGTCCAGCCAGGCTTAGCGTCCATATCACCCCCAGGGCAGCAATCTGTAGCTGAAACTGGAGCTTCTGGAAGGTTTGCATACGTGGGTAGCCGTGCACTCCATCGTTGTACAACCTGCAGTAGGTGCTTTCAGTTCAAGCATCACTTACAGAGTCACATGAACAGCCACAGTAACCTGAGACCGTACGGGTGTCCGGTGTGTAGGAAAGCTTATGCCCACTCAGGTAGCCTAAGCACACATATGAAGCTTCACCATTCAGAGGGGAAGCCAAGGAAAAGCCTCCGTTGTGAGTTTTGTGAAAAGGTGTTTGGGTATGTTGGTGTGTACTTCAGCCATCTCCGAGAAGTGCACAGGGTTATCCTTACTGTAGAGCCATCCATCCGTCAACATGAGGAAATCACATACACAGATGG GTGTCTAGACTCTGATGACCAGACATCAGAGCAGCATGTTGATCCTGTGGAGTTGCAAATAAAATGTGGCCGATGCCAGGCGGTCACACCCACATTTGCTGACATGAAGCTACACTTGTTGTATGTGCATGGCGAGGAAGTCCAAGTCCGTCTAAAAGAGGGCGCCATGCATGAGGGACGAGAGGCTGAGAATGAGCTGGTTAAGCATGCAGCACACTATTGGAGACAACTCAACGAGAGGCGCAACTTGGTTCGCTGTGGAAGTTGTGATGAGGAGTTCTTCTCATTCTCAAAGCTTGAGTGCCACCTGCATGCCCACCACCAAGGGGCTATGCTGAATCAAGAGGAAGAACTGGAATTAaagaaagaagatgaagaggatTACATCTCTGAGGGGTCTATCAAGCACATGACCTTTAGAGCAGGGTCACGCTTTAATTGCATTCTGTGCAGTGAGGTTTTGAACAGCAAGCATGAAGTTCTGGAGCACTGGAGGGAGGTTCACAAGTGTGAAAACCCAGTCATGCTGTGGGAGGTACTGGATTCAAAGTGA
- the znf438 gene encoding zinc finger protein 438 isoform X1 has product MRRNTFLHRRQCSTYRAADLKMAAMKTQEQRTSPLKSPIQYDGRPIAQAKAIQFRSIAPKAPTLGSSSAVISSQPPSNLPEASTAVCPKSILVPAQNYALMQVAGQEGTFSLVALPQTSPQNPIQKNLKLPIPRYQTVRSHRASEKTSIKMQNSSKVAKLPQAKSAVKTNLGVSSSPETPELPSEQIVGMGSAASSEILLPDNTVLGTGSQTEHVLKRSVDSLSNFSYSRTASASTLVAPVSNSKTTNTQTEGASTGSTITVLSPTIFSKAVQIIPSPPKGKIPILPYAKVKNSLLPSTGLANTQSPVKVSSVQVKNMPKRSLDIKVMNADSRTRSANTTRGKKPTGKKRGRKKKTLEDILYFEAKRKRSLSFFSRRVPDKPPLGTQFSSSPDNIVDISKKYRSIRPKPILIMETVPQLVPLASLSSSKNQKLVMGQEISGKPLSAVQPGLASISPPGQQSVAETGASGRFAYVGSRALHRCTTCSRCFQFKHHLQSHMNSHSNLRPYGCPVCRKAYAHSGSLSTHMKLHHSEGKPRKSLRCEFCEKVFGYVGVYFSHLREVHRVILTVEPSIRQHEEITYTDGCLDSDDQTSEQHVDPVELQIKCGRCQAVTPTFADMKLHLLYVHGEEVQVRLKEGAMHEGREAENELVKHAAHYWRQLNERRNLVRCGSCDEEFFSFSKLECHLHAHHQGAMLNQEEELELKKEDEEDYISEGSIKHMTFRAGSRFNCILCSEVLNSKHEVLEHWREVHKCENPVMLWEVLDSK; this is encoded by the exons TAAAAATGGCAGCCATGAAAACCCAGGAGCAGCGCACCAGCCCACTAAAATCACCCATTCAAT ATGATGGCCGTCCTATTGCACAGGCGAAGGCTATTCAGTTTCGTAGCATTGCACCTAAAGCTCCAACACTGGGTTCATCCTCTGCAGTGATCTCTAGCCAGCCACCTTCTAACCTCCCAGAGGCTTCTACAGCCGTCTGTCCCAAATCCATCTTAGTTCCTGCCCAAAACTATGCACTTATGCAGGTTGCTGGACAGGAGGGTACTTTCTCATTGGTGGCTTTGCCTCAAACATCACCACAAAATCCAATCCAAAAGAACCTGAAATTGCCAATTCCGAGGTATCAGACAGTGAGAAGTCACAGAGCTTCAGAGAAAACTAGTATTAAGATGCAGAACTCGTCCAAGGTGGCCAAGCTTCCACAGGCAAAGTCTGCAGTAAAAACAAACTTGGGTGTTTCCAGTTCACCCGAGACACCGGAATTGCCATCTGAACAGATTGTTGGGATGGGCTCTGCTGCTTCATCGGAAATATTGCTGCCAGACAATACTGTCCTTGGCACAGGGTCACAGACAGAGCACGTTTTGAAGAGAAGTGTTGATTCTCTGAGCAACTTCAGCTACTCCAGAACAGCCTCTGCATCCACACTTGTTGCTCCTGTCAGTAACAGCAAAACCACAAATACCCAGACAGAAGGTGCCTCTACAGGAAGTACTATTACTGTTCTCTCCCCCACCATCTTCAGTAAAGCTGTCCAGATCATCCCCTCTCCCCCGAAGGGCAAAATCCCTATTCTGCCTTATGCCAAGGTGAAGAATTCCCTCTTGCCTTCTACGGGTCTTGCCAACACCCAGTCCCCAGTGAAAGTCTCATCAGTACAGGTTAAAAATATGCCAAAAAGATCTCTGGACATCAAAGTTATGAACGCAGACAGCAGAACCAGGAGTGCAAATACCACCCGTGGCAAGAAACCCACAGGCaagaagagagggaggaaaaaaaaaactttggaaGACATTCTGTACTTTGAGGCAAAGAGGAAGAGATCTTTATCATTCTTCTCCAGGAGAGTACCAGATAAACCACCACTTGGCACTCAGTTTTCATCCTCACCAGATAATATTGTGGACATTTCGAAAAAGTATCGCAGTATTCGCCCAAAACCTATTCTAATAATGGAAACTGTTCCTCAGCTTGTACCACTAGCATCTCTCTCAAGTTCTAAGAACCAGAAACTTGTCATGGGGCAGGAGATATCAGGAAAACCACTTAGTGCTGTCCAGCCAGGCTTAGCGTCCATATCACCCCCAGGGCAGCAATCTGTAGCTGAAACTGGAGCTTCTGGAAGGTTTGCATACGTGGGTAGCCGTGCACTCCATCGTTGTACAACCTGCAGTAGGTGCTTTCAGTTCAAGCATCACTTACAGAGTCACATGAACAGCCACAGTAACCTGAGACCGTACGGGTGTCCGGTGTGTAGGAAAGCTTATGCCCACTCAGGTAGCCTAAGCACACATATGAAGCTTCACCATTCAGAGGGGAAGCCAAGGAAAAGCCTCCGTTGTGAGTTTTGTGAAAAGGTGTTTGGGTATGTTGGTGTGTACTTCAGCCATCTCCGAGAAGTGCACAGGGTTATCCTTACTGTAGAGCCATCCATCCGTCAACATGAGGAAATCACATACACAGATGG GTGTCTAGACTCTGATGACCAGACATCAGAGCAGCATGTTGATCCTGTGGAGTTGCAAATAAAATGTGGCCGATGCCAGGCGGTCACACCCACATTTGCTGACATGAAGCTACACTTGTTGTATGTGCATGGCGAGGAAGTCCAAGTCCGTCTAAAAGAGGGCGCCATGCATGAGGGACGAGAGGCTGAGAATGAGCTGGTTAAGCATGCAGCACACTATTGGAGACAACTCAACGAGAGGCGCAACTTGGTTCGCTGTGGAAGTTGTGATGAGGAGTTCTTCTCATTCTCAAAGCTTGAGTGCCACCTGCATGCCCACCACCAAGGGGCTATGCTGAATCAAGAGGAAGAACTGGAATTAaagaaagaagatgaagaggatTACATCTCTGAGGGGTCTATCAAGCACATGACCTTTAGAGCAGGGTCACGCTTTAATTGCATTCTGTGCAGTGAGGTTTTGAACAGCAAGCATGAAGTTCTGGAGCACTGGAGGGAGGTTCACAAGTGTGAAAACCCAGTCATGCTGTGGGAGGTACTGGATTCAAAGTGA